Proteins encoded in a region of the Bacillus sp. T3 genome:
- a CDS encoding sugar-binding transcriptional regulator, whose translation MIILDNRRLLVKVAQMYYDDGATQSEIAEKIGVSRSLVSKYLTKAKEAGIVEITIHDEGLQQFHQLERKVERLYNLREVVCIESVGNDSSKKQLGEAASDYLLRVIKDGQIIGLSSGTTLYELANALNSPQPFPSITVVPLVGGMGNERVDFHSNSIVAKVGDSLQAKCDFLHLPVMVDTKEAKEILMRQPSIKSVVSLAEEANIAVVGIGGNPEHSTMVKSYLGSEHKKITEDPEIVGDICYNFINRFGNAINNDWNERVIAMNLEKLKKIPLVIGVAAGLEKVDAIKAALDGNLIHVLITDEVTASALV comes from the coding sequence GTGATTATTTTAGACAATAGAAGATTATTAGTAAAAGTTGCCCAAATGTACTATGATGATGGGGCGACTCAATCAGAGATTGCAGAAAAAATTGGAGTAAGCCGTTCACTCGTCTCTAAATATTTAACAAAAGCAAAAGAAGCGGGAATCGTTGAAATAACCATTCATGATGAGGGACTGCAACAATTCCATCAATTGGAACGTAAGGTGGAGCGGCTTTATAACTTACGTGAGGTCGTCTGTATTGAAAGTGTTGGGAATGATTCCTCAAAAAAGCAGTTAGGAGAAGCGGCGAGCGACTATTTGCTAAGGGTAATTAAAGATGGCCAAATTATTGGTTTATCTTCAGGCACCACTTTGTACGAACTTGCCAACGCGTTAAATTCTCCTCAACCGTTTCCATCCATTACCGTTGTACCTTTAGTTGGCGGGATGGGAAATGAACGAGTGGACTTCCATTCCAATTCGATTGTAGCTAAAGTTGGGGATTCCCTTCAGGCAAAGTGTGATTTTCTGCACCTCCCTGTCATGGTTGATACAAAAGAAGCGAAGGAAATATTGATGAGACAACCTTCGATTAAAAGTGTCGTTTCTTTAGCGGAAGAAGCAAATATTGCAGTGGTTGGAATTGGCGGAAATCCTGAACATTCTACAATGGTTAAATCCTATTTAGGGTCCGAACACAAGAAAATTACTGAGGATCCAGAGATTGTTGGCGATATTTGCTACAACTTTATCAATAGATTTGGTAACGCTATCAATAACGATTGGAATGAACGTGTCATTGCAATGAATCTAGAGAAGTTGAAAAAGATTCCTCTTGTTATTGGAGTAGCTGCAGGACTTGAGAAAGTTGATGCAATTAAAGCGGCTCTCGATGGCAATCTTATACATGTTCTTATAACTGACGAAGTAACAGCTAGCGCGTTAGTTTAA
- the lipA gene encoding lipoyl synthase, which yields MQKNMEVLRKPKWLNIKINTNENYQDIKKMMADSVLHTVCQEAKCPNIHECWAERKTATFMILGNICTRACRFCAVNTGYPTEIDLKEPERVADSVSSMKLKHVVVTAVARDDLVDGGASIFAETIRAIRRKSPITSIEVLPSDMGGIYNNLKTLLDARPNILNHNIETVRRLTPGVRAKATYEKSLQLLERAKEINPAISTKSSIMVGLGESKEELIETMVNLRDRNVDILTIGQYLQPTTKHLPVQKYYHPNEFHELKEIALQKGFRHCEAGPLVRSSYHADEQVSTTVKDNERDLMF from the coding sequence ATGCAAAAAAACATGGAAGTCCTACGCAAACCAAAATGGTTAAATATTAAAATAAATACAAACGAAAATTATCAAGACATAAAAAAAATGATGGCGGATAGCGTTTTACATACTGTTTGCCAAGAGGCAAAATGCCCCAATATCCATGAATGCTGGGCGGAAAGGAAAACAGCAACCTTTATGATTTTGGGTAATATATGTACAAGGGCCTGTCGCTTTTGTGCTGTAAATACCGGGTATCCAACAGAAATTGACTTGAAAGAACCGGAGCGTGTTGCTGATTCAGTTTCGTCTATGAAGTTAAAGCATGTTGTCGTGACAGCTGTTGCACGTGATGATTTAGTAGATGGAGGGGCTTCTATCTTTGCGGAAACGATTCGAGCAATTCGGCGGAAAAGTCCTATAACAAGTATTGAGGTTTTACCTTCGGATATGGGTGGAATTTACAATAATTTAAAAACATTACTGGATGCGAGGCCAAACATCCTAAACCATAATATAGAAACTGTGCGACGGTTAACTCCAGGTGTGAGAGCTAAAGCAACCTATGAAAAATCATTGCAATTATTGGAGCGGGCAAAAGAAATAAATCCTGCTATTTCAACTAAATCGAGTATTATGGTCGGTCTTGGTGAATCAAAGGAGGAACTCATTGAGACGATGGTAAATCTAAGGGATAGAAATGTTGATATCCTGACGATTGGACAATATCTTCAACCAACCACCAAGCATCTACCAGTACAAAAATATTATCATCCGAATGAATTCCATGAACTGAAGGAAATTGCTTTACAAAAAGGGTTCCGTCATTGCGAAGCTGGTCCTCTTGTTCGGTCCTCCTATCATGCTGATGAACAAGTGAGCACTACTGTTAAAGACAATGAACGCGATCTTATGTTTTAA
- a CDS encoding MFS transporter — MGRIDLELHPRISKTELAYIQGDQDSHHHAYGTDGLLTKREIISTKSVWYCALSYFCANYLFYLFMTWLPNYFVIGRGINLHNSAFYSMLPYLVAIFTYPFGGYLADAASKKFGQNIGRKLFPIIGLSIAGILLILGSKATSVGAAVLLISASNGFLTLTMGGFFTMPMVFSQKNAGMITGIFTTLGTIAGILAPFMTGVIIEFTGKYEYALYIGAVIAMVGAVLLMTICKVEPIICKSNLEDELFETM, encoded by the coding sequence TTGGGAAGGATCGACCTGGAACTACACCCTAGAATAAGTAAAACGGAATTAGCGTATATTCAAGGGGATCAAGATTCACACCATCATGCTTACGGTACAGATGGACTCTTGACGAAAAGGGAAATCATTTCAACTAAATCAGTGTGGTATTGTGCATTGTCCTATTTCTGTGCAAATTATCTTTTCTATTTATTTATGACGTGGTTGCCAAATTATTTTGTGATTGGTCGGGGAATTAATTTGCATAATAGCGCATTCTATTCAATGTTGCCTTATCTTGTGGCTATTTTTACCTATCCATTTGGAGGATATTTAGCTGATGCTGCTTCAAAAAAGTTTGGTCAAAATATCGGACGGAAACTATTCCCGATAATTGGACTATCCATTGCTGGTATTCTATTAATTCTTGGATCAAAAGCAACAAGTGTTGGTGCTGCCGTTTTACTCATCTCAGCTTCCAATGGATTTTTAACACTTACTATGGGTGGATTTTTTACGATGCCAATGGTTTTTTCTCAAAAAAATGCAGGAATGATAACGGGAATTTTTACGACACTTGGAACCATTGCTGGTATACTTGCCCCATTTATGACAGGTGTAATAATTGAATTTACTGGCAAATATGAATATGCCCTTTATATCGGTGCAGTTATTGCCATGGTAGGAGCCGTTTTATTGATGACGATATGTAAAGTTGAACCGATTATATGTAAATCTAATCTTGAAGACGAACTGTTCGAGACTATGTAA
- a CDS encoding MFS transporter produces MSSKIGKKRWGIILLLSLCYLVLYMDRSNMSMAGSSMMEYYNWNSIEFGLVSTAFFIGYAITQMPGGRLADRFGGGKIVVFGAFVWSFFVFITPFASTLSMMLLIRMFMGLGEGVALPAIHSILGKWIPKSETGKATGLVQAGLPLGIAITMPLATWVIQTWNWQMVFYTFSFVAIIWCILWWTFGKDRPGTTP; encoded by the coding sequence ATGAGTTCAAAAATTGGAAAAAAACGTTGGGGAATTATATTGTTGCTTTCATTATGCTATTTAGTCTTATATATGGACAGGTCAAACATGTCAATGGCGGGTTCCTCCATGATGGAATATTACAATTGGAACTCTATTGAGTTTGGTTTGGTTTCAACCGCTTTTTTTATTGGGTATGCGATCACACAAATGCCGGGTGGTCGTTTAGCTGATCGATTTGGCGGTGGAAAAATCGTCGTATTTGGAGCTTTTGTATGGTCCTTCTTTGTGTTTATTACACCTTTCGCATCAACGTTATCCATGATGTTGTTAATTAGGATGTTCATGGGGCTTGGAGAGGGTGTAGCTTTACCTGCTATTCATTCGATTCTAGGTAAATGGATTCCAAAAAGCGAAACAGGAAAAGCGACCGGGCTTGTTCAAGCAGGACTTCCATTAGGGATTGCCATCACAATGCCTCTCGCAACTTGGGTTATCCAGACTTGGAATTGGCAAATGGTGTTTTACACATTTTCATTTGTTGCCATAATTTGGTGTATTCTTTGGTGGACGTTTGGGAAGGATCGACCTGGAACTACACCCTAG
- a CDS encoding AMP-binding protein: MKERLSAGIIKHFPPLSDNIKRSADDLAAVLFTSGTEGNPKGVMLTHNNIISSERAFAASLNLSFLDVIFMPAPVAHASGFHHGVTASFMLGAKVVLQDIFNPDNCLEQIDNEGCTCGFGCTPVIYDLLRVIPNANHDISSMRFFLCGGAPVPRHMVEQGLKAGFKILSVYGSTESVPHTGVSLDDPIEKIIHTDGTSFPGIEIRVVDEFRRPVLTSGVKGEEASRGPNVFVGYLKEPELTERVLDDEGWYYSGDLCTMDTDGYIRINGRKKDIIIRGGENISSNEIERILHQHPNVYDVAVIGIPDPRLGERTCAFVVLHNNEVALTLEEIKSFFAEMKVSKYKYPERVEIVDSLPRTETGKVKKYLLREIVNGKQEASESLAFYEIR; encoded by the coding sequence ATAAAGGAACGACTTTCAGCCGGGATAATCAAACATTTTCCTCCACTTTCAGATAACATTAAGCGCAGTGCTGATGATCTAGCTGCGGTATTATTTACTTCTGGAACTGAGGGCAATCCAAAGGGTGTAATGTTGACCCATAATAATATTATTTCAAGTGAAAGAGCTTTTGCTGCTTCATTAAATCTTTCTTTCCTCGATGTTATCTTTATGCCGGCTCCAGTAGCCCATGCATCTGGGTTTCATCATGGGGTAACAGCATCTTTTATGCTTGGAGCTAAAGTTGTGCTTCAGGATATTTTTAATCCGGATAATTGTCTTGAGCAAATTGACAACGAGGGGTGTACCTGTGGGTTCGGTTGTACACCAGTTATTTACGATTTATTACGAGTTATCCCTAACGCTAATCATGATATTTCATCGATGCGTTTCTTTTTGTGTGGAGGGGCTCCAGTTCCCAGGCACATGGTTGAACAAGGACTAAAAGCGGGTTTTAAAATACTCAGTGTTTATGGCTCAACCGAAAGCGTGCCCCATACAGGTGTTAGTCTGGACGATCCAATCGAAAAAATTATCCATACAGATGGGACCTCATTTCCAGGAATCGAGATTAGAGTGGTTGATGAATTTAGGAGACCTGTTCTGACAAGCGGAGTTAAAGGGGAAGAAGCATCCCGCGGTCCAAATGTATTTGTAGGCTACCTTAAAGAACCAGAATTGACAGAACGGGTCCTAGATGATGAAGGTTGGTACTATAGTGGAGACTTGTGTACGATGGATACGGACGGCTATATAAGAATTAATGGGAGAAAGAAAGACATTATCATCCGCGGTGGAGAAAATATAAGCAGTAATGAAATTGAGCGGATCTTACATCAACACCCAAATGTTTATGATGTAGCTGTAATTGGTATACCAGACCCGAGATTGGGAGAGCGTACTTGTGCTTTTGTAGTCCTTCATAACAACGAAGTGGCATTGACTTTGGAAGAAATTAAATCTTTTTTTGCAGAGATGAAAGTGTCTAAATATAAATATCCCGAGCGTGTTGAAATAGTAGATTCGCTGCCTCGGACTGAGACAGGAAAAGTAAAAAAATATTTATTACGTGAGATTGTTAATGGTAAGCAGGAAGCCTCAGAATCTTTAGCTTTCTATGAAATAAGATAA
- a CDS encoding AMP-binding protein yields MSLGMKINEVQKHEYRQKGYWGDATLADFWNMSVLIAPEKEAVVDLQGARYTYAQMDEAAKRVSSFLIEVGVKQNDIVSVQLPGWAEFVLIYVACLKVGAVINPILPNLRESDLSYILNKCESKVLFIPSQFKKHDYPNMVKSVLPHVPSLQKIVIVEKGSIVDKGTTFSRDNQTFSSTFR; encoded by the coding sequence ATGTCTTTAGGAATGAAAATAAATGAAGTTCAAAAGCATGAATACCGTCAAAAAGGGTACTGGGGCGACGCAACTTTAGCTGATTTTTGGAATATGTCAGTATTAATTGCTCCAGAGAAGGAGGCTGTTGTAGACCTTCAGGGGGCTAGATATACCTATGCCCAAATGGATGAAGCAGCTAAAAGAGTATCCTCTTTTTTGATCGAAGTGGGAGTGAAACAAAATGACATAGTCTCTGTTCAATTACCTGGCTGGGCGGAATTCGTATTAATTTATGTTGCATGTCTAAAAGTAGGAGCGGTCATAAACCCCATTTTGCCCAATTTACGTGAATCGGATCTATCTTATATTTTAAATAAATGCGAATCAAAGGTGTTGTTTATCCCATCTCAATTTAAAAAGCATGATTATCCCAATATGGTAAAGTCTGTTTTACCGCATGTTCCAAGTTTGCAAAAAATAGTCATTGTTGAGAAGGGGAGTATAGTGGATAAAGGAACGACTTTCAGCCGGGATAATCAAACATTTTCCTCCACTTTCAGATAA
- a CDS encoding electron transfer flavoprotein subunit alpha/FixB family protein produces the protein MDIQAFKNIWVVIEAANGSVKNVDLELISQGKVLAGPSGEKVVAVVIGQYVQEAVKTVMTYGADEVIVVEGENYQVYNTDSYTNAIVKLVEKYQPAVLMMGSTNNGRDLLPRVAARLQVGSAADCTAVEVVEDGKIGWTRPIFGGNLLSTVTFTETRPQIGTVRAGSYGKGQPVEGRTVEVIEEAIQTHADQIRTKVLEIIKSVGQGIKLEEAEVVVAGGRGLGSAENVALLTELASVLGGAVGGTRACVDAGWMAPQLQIGQSGKRVSPKLYIGCGISGAIQHIGGITSSDIIVAINKDPDAPIFEIADYGVVGDLFEVVPILIEEMKKVKVR, from the coding sequence ATGGATATTCAAGCTTTTAAGAATATATGGGTAGTGATTGAAGCAGCTAACGGAAGCGTGAAAAATGTAGACTTGGAGCTTATTAGCCAAGGTAAAGTACTTGCGGGGCCAAGTGGAGAAAAGGTAGTCGCAGTTGTAATAGGTCAATATGTTCAGGAAGCTGTAAAAACAGTAATGACGTACGGCGCTGATGAAGTGATTGTAGTCGAGGGTGAAAATTACCAAGTCTATAATACGGACAGTTATACAAATGCTATTGTAAAACTAGTAGAAAAGTATCAACCTGCTGTATTAATGATGGGCTCTACCAATAATGGTCGGGATTTATTACCGAGAGTAGCAGCTAGATTACAAGTAGGCTCTGCTGCCGATTGTACAGCAGTAGAAGTTGTAGAGGATGGAAAAATTGGATGGACTAGACCGATTTTTGGCGGAAATCTCTTATCTACTGTTACTTTCACAGAAACAAGACCGCAGATTGGTACGGTTCGTGCGGGTTCATATGGAAAAGGACAACCTGTTGAAGGGCGGACTGTTGAGGTTATTGAAGAAGCCATTCAAACTCATGCGGATCAAATCAGAACAAAAGTTTTAGAGATTATTAAATCAGTAGGACAGGGAATTAAATTGGAAGAAGCTGAAGTAGTGGTTGCTGGCGGGCGAGGATTAGGGAGTGCAGAAAATGTTGCTCTATTGACTGAATTAGCCTCTGTTTTGGGAGGAGCGGTAGGTGGCACCAGAGCTTGTGTAGATGCAGGCTGGATGGCTCCACAGCTGCAAATTGGACAATCTGGTAAACGGGTTTCACCAAAGCTTTATATTGGCTGTGGTATTTCAGGAGCCATTCAGCATATTGGTGGAATAACTTCATCTGATATTATCGTCGCAATCAATAAAGATCCAGATGCCCCTATTTTTGAAATTGCTGATTACGGAGTCGTAGGCGATTTGTTTGAAGTGGTGCCTATTTTAATTGAGGAAATGAAAAAAGTAAAAGTTCGATAA
- a CDS encoding electron transfer flavoprotein subunit beta/FixA family protein, whose protein sequence is MELLVCIKQVPDTEELKVDVETGKIKDGTPNIISPYDKNALEAAVQLKEANGGSVTVISMGPDKATSALKECISVGADKAVLINDAAFEGSDSYSTSSILTAAINKLGNFDLIICGNQATDTDAGQVGAQIAEQLGIAQVTYVAKIEAKGDTIIVNREADEGYEVIEAQLPAVCTVVDSINEPRLATIKTKMAANKAKIEVLTAADLEIEATKVGVGSPTKVIKTFAPPKREAGIKIQEASGSDSALKLIENLVAAKLI, encoded by the coding sequence ATGGAACTGTTAGTTTGTATTAAGCAAGTGCCAGATACAGAGGAACTAAAAGTAGATGTAGAAACAGGAAAAATTAAAGATGGTACTCCTAATATCATCAGTCCTTACGATAAAAATGCGCTTGAAGCAGCTGTTCAATTAAAAGAAGCAAACGGCGGCAGTGTAACCGTTATTTCAATGGGACCAGATAAAGCCACATCTGCTTTAAAGGAATGTATATCCGTAGGGGCAGATAAAGCGGTGTTAATTAATGACGCGGCTTTTGAAGGATCAGATTCCTATTCAACTAGCTCCATTTTGACTGCCGCGATAAATAAGCTTGGTAACTTTGATTTAATCATTTGTGGTAATCAAGCGACAGATACAGATGCGGGACAAGTTGGGGCCCAAATTGCTGAACAACTTGGAATCGCCCAAGTTACGTACGTGGCCAAAATTGAGGCAAAAGGTGACACCATAATCGTTAATCGTGAAGCAGATGAGGGATATGAAGTAATTGAAGCTCAACTACCAGCAGTATGTACCGTAGTAGATTCTATCAATGAGCCAAGATTAGCCACGATCAAAACAAAAATGGCAGCAAATAAAGCGAAAATTGAAGTATTAACTGCGGCAGATTTAGAAATCGAAGCAACAAAGGTCGGTGTAGGATCACCTACAAAAGTAATAAAAACTTTTGCTCCTCCAAAAAGAGAAGCTGGAATAAAAATCCAAGAAGCATCTGGCAGTGATTCAGCACTCAAATTAATTGAAAATCTAGTAGCTGCAAAGCTCATTTAG
- a CDS encoding acyl-CoA dehydrogenase family protein — protein sequence MGHVLTEEQRDLRDLVKEFALKELKPYVKEFDESGEFPLEILQKAFEMGLHVLEIPEEFGGSGLDFKTTAIVFEELAKVDAGFAISLVTTFVALRSVIFAGNDEQKKLFADIIVPGAFGAFSLSEPNAGTDAASLRATAVKDGDEYVLNGTKCFVTNGGVASVYVVFCVTDKSKGAKGISGFIVERDRPGLSVGSHENKMGLRLSNTTDLILDNVRVPASNLLGQEGDGFKIAMNTLNVSRAFVGTLAVGICQAAIDESIKFAKERKQFGKPIGDFQAVQMMLADMEIQTEAARNLVQWSMGLMDKGEPVVREGAITKTFCGDTVVKVTTDAVQIFGGYGVSKEYPVEKLMRDSKVFQIFEGTNQIQRVTIARDMLRD from the coding sequence ATGGGACATGTATTAACGGAAGAACAAAGAGATTTAAGAGATTTGGTTAAAGAGTTTGCATTAAAAGAATTAAAGCCCTATGTAAAAGAGTTCGATGAATCAGGTGAATTCCCATTGGAAATACTCCAAAAAGCCTTTGAAATGGGCTTGCATGTTTTAGAAATTCCTGAAGAATTTGGTGGCTCAGGTTTAGATTTTAAAACGACTGCCATCGTTTTTGAAGAATTAGCTAAAGTGGATGCTGGTTTCGCAATCTCCTTAGTTACAACATTCGTTGCTTTAAGATCGGTTATTTTTGCAGGAAATGACGAACAGAAAAAGTTATTTGCGGATATTATCGTTCCGGGCGCATTTGGAGCCTTTTCATTATCTGAGCCTAATGCCGGAACGGATGCCGCTTCACTTAGAGCTACAGCGGTAAAAGACGGAGATGAGTATGTACTGAATGGTACAAAATGTTTTGTAACCAATGGCGGTGTAGCAAGTGTATATGTAGTATTCTGCGTCACAGATAAAAGCAAAGGCGCCAAGGGGATTTCTGGATTTATTGTTGAAAGGGACCGCCCAGGTCTTTCGGTTGGTAGTCATGAAAACAAAATGGGACTTAGATTATCCAATACTACAGATCTAATTCTTGATAATGTTCGAGTACCTGCTAGTAATCTACTTGGTCAAGAAGGAGATGGTTTCAAAATTGCTATGAATACATTAAATGTATCAAGAGCGTTCGTTGGTACATTAGCAGTTGGTATTTGCCAGGCAGCAATTGATGAATCAATCAAATTTGCAAAGGAAAGAAAACAATTTGGTAAGCCAATTGGTGATTTTCAAGCTGTACAAATGATGTTGGCAGACATGGAAATTCAAACCGAAGCTGCCCGTAACTTAGTTCAATGGTCAATGGGATTGATGGATAAAGGGGAGCCAGTAGTAAGAGAAGGAGCTATTACAAAAACATTCTGTGGTGATACGGTTGTAAAGGTCACAACAGATGCCGTTCAAATATTTGGTGGATATGGAGTTAGTAAGGAATATCCAGTTGAAAAATTAATGAGGGATTCAAAGGTATTCCAAATTTTCGAAGGAACCAATCAAATTCAACGAGTAACCATTGCGAGAGATATGTTAAGGGATTAA
- a CDS encoding 4Fe-4S ferredoxin yields MKTLSMDDRLAKNRFNSDDHNPHIIVDREACKTCSHRACTTCCPAERYKWDTVNDKLSFDHVGCLECGNCRFICERLNQGVEGYSWNYPEQGVGIIFREG; encoded by the coding sequence ATGAAAACGCTCTCTATGGATGATCGATTGGCAAAAAATCGCTTCAACAGTGATGATCATAATCCCCATATTATTGTTGATCGAGAGGCTTGTAAAACTTGTAGTCATCGAGCTTGCACTACCTGTTGCCCAGCTGAACGATATAAGTGGGATACCGTTAACGATAAATTAAGCTTTGATCATGTTGGTTGCTTGGAATGTGGGAATTGCCGTTTTATTTGTGAGCGATTAAACCAAGGGGTTGAAGGTTATTCGTGGAATTATCCGGAACAAGGCGTAGGGATAATCTTCAGAGAAGGCTAA